Proteins from a single region of Synchiropus splendidus isolate RoL2022-P1 chromosome 3, RoL_Sspl_1.0, whole genome shotgun sequence:
- the gltpd2a gene encoding ceramide-1-phosphate transfer protein translates to MIFRRKFVLRYLLMWAMLAFLLFLSSLWLHQEEVGDCGPAGHPCRRVSHKNQKPISLPEKWAGPDIAPHLIKECPGQTFQASQLLTFLKASLSDEDDVLLGPYLQSWDQLISFMESLGTVVGFFSQKVIEKVSLIRELSLKHAAETRWNSGLQTIASFGLDTGMYRSVRSMVEAELKAGVVNFSWRTDSGCRTLLRLHRSQLWLKLMLEGLTEPPDAEGRFKTPGELCRDAYQVALAPHHPWMLRQAAELVFHALPDRKYFLQLVCVQSQSEAVPVLRVIIHALTLVHARTQRVLEEHGMLELP, encoded by the exons ATGATCTTCAGACGGAAGTTTGTGCTGCGGTACCTGCTGATGTGGGCCATGTTGGcgttccttctcttcctcagctccctctGGCTAC accAGGAAGAAGTGGGCGACTGCGGCCCTGCAGGGCATCCATGCCGCAGAGTCAGCcacaaaaat CAAAAACCCATTTCCCTTCCTGAAAAGTGGGCGGGGCCTGACATTGCGCCACACCTCATCAAGGAGTGTCCTGGCCAAACTTTTCAAGCATCCCAACTGCTGACGTTCCTGAAGGCCAGCCTGTCGGATGAGGATGATGTTCTCTTGGGTCCATATCTGCAGAGCTGGGATCAGCTGATCAG TTTCATGGAGTCACTCGGGACGGTGGTGGGATTCTTCTCCCAGAAGGTGATCGAAAAGGTGTCGCTGATACGAGAGCTTTCTCTGAAGCACGCAGCAGAGACTCGCTGGAACTCAGGACTCCAAACTATCGCCTCATTTGGACTGGACACCGGG ATGTATCGTTCCGTCCGCTCCATGGTGGAGGCCGAACTCAAGGCCGGAGTGGTCAACTTCTCCTGGCGCACTGACTCGGGCTGCCGAACGCTGCTGCGGCTGCATCGCTCGCAGCTGTGGCTGAAGCTGATGCTGGAAGGGCTGACGGAGCCGCCAGACGCCGAGGGACGATTCAAAACACCAGGAGAGCTCTGCAG AGACGCCTACCAGGTGGCGCTGGCGCCCCATCACCCCTGGATGCTCCGTCAAGCCGCTGAGCTGGTCTTCCACGCGCTGCCAGACAGGAAGTACTTCCTGCAGCTGGTGTGTGTTCAGAGCCAGAGCGAGGCGGTACCAGTCCTGCGTGTCATCATCCACGCTCTGACGCTGGTGCACGCCAGAACCCAGAGAGTCCTGGAGGAGCATGGGATGCTGGAGCTGCCTTGA